Below is a genomic region from Ferribacterium limneticum.
GCCAGCGTCCCGTCCAGGTCGAAGAGAACGGCATCAAACATGCCGTGTCGCGCGCATCAGGTAATTGACGCTGGTGTCCGTTCCCAATGAATAGATTTTGCTTAGTGGGTTGTAGCTCATGCCGACGACTTCGTCAGGTTCAAGTCCGGACAGCTTGGCCCAGCGCGCCAGTTCCGACGGTTTGACGAACTTGGCGTAGTCATGCGTGCCCCTGGGCAGCATGTTCATGATGTATTCAGCGCCGATTACCGCGAACAGGTAGGACTTCGGGTTGCGGTTCAGCGTGGACAGGAAAACCTGGCCGCCCGGTTTGACCAGACGCGCGCAAGCGGCAATGACGCTGGATGGATTGGGCACGTGCTCAAGCATTTCAAGGCAGGTCACCGCATCGAAAGCACCCGGCATTTCATCCGCCAGTTGCTCGACGGAAATTTTGCGGTAATCGACCTTTTGGCCGCTCTCGAGCAAATGCAACTTGGCGACGCCAAGCGGCTTTTCCGAGAGGTCGATGCCGGTCACATTGGCGCCACGCACCGCCATGCCTTCCGAGAGCAGGCCGCCACCGCAGCCGACATCGAGAATGCGCTTGCCGGCAAGGCCGATGGCCTGGTCTATCCAGTCGAGGCGGAGTGGGTTGATATCGTGCAGCGGTTTGAATTCGCTGTTCGGGTCCCACCAGTGGTGGGCAAGGTCACCAAACTTTTCCAGTTCGGCGGGATCGGCGTTGAGCATGGTCATTGTGTTGAGAAATTTCATCAGAAAAGAAAAAGCCCCGCGTTGCGGGGCTTTCCTTGAAGCGTCGGCGAATTACTTGGTGCCGATGACTTCGATATCAACGCGACGATCCGGCTGCAGGCAGTCGATCAGGGCCTTGGTCTTGGCGTTACCCTTGCACTTGTCGCCGGTAACCGGCTGCTTCTCGCCCTTGCCTTCGGTGTAAACACGGTTGGCTTCGATGCCCTTGGCGACCAGGTATTCCTTGACGGCGGCAGCGCGCTTCTCGGACAGCTTCTGGTTGTAGGCGTCACCACCGATGCGGTCGGTGTGGCCAACGGCCAGGATCACTTCAAGCTTGATGGCCTTGGCCTTGGAAACCAGCTCGTCGAGCTTGGCCTTGCCGGCCGGACGCAGGACAGCCTTGTTGAAGTCGAACAGGGCGTCAGCAGCGACGGTGATCTTCTCGCCGGACGGCTTGACGCCGGTCGCAGCGGCCGGAGCCGGAGCGGCAGCAACCTTCGGTTCGCAGGCTTCCTTCGGCAGGAGGTCCTTGTCGCACTCGCAACCGGCCTTGTCGGCGGCAGCAGCGGCCGGGGTCCAGTAGCCATCACGCCAGCACAGGCCGAAACCGGACTTGGCGACGACGTCACGGCCGTCGATCAGGTAAACGCGTTCTTGGGCAACAGCGGTAAAACCGATACCGGCCAGCAGGGCCAGAACCAGAGATTTCTTGGCGATATTTTTGATCATTGTTTTCCCTCGTTGAAGAAAATTTGAAAATCTTTAACCCGCGTTATGGCGAAGCTCAAGGCTGCCGGCGGACTTCCAAACCATTTTGCCATAGTGCAACGGCCGATTCCAAGTGCTTTTGGTCGTTGTTGAGTAAAGTTTTGTGGTCTACGCAACACTTTCCGGCCACCCATACATGACTAACGCATTCTCGCCCGGCAACATTGACCAGATGTGACAGCGGATCGAAACATGGGCGCATTTCAAGTGCGCCGAGGTCGACGGCACAAAGGTCGGCAGACTTTCCGGGAGAAATCGAGCCGATTTCCTTGCCCAGGCCCAACGCATTGGCCGCGTTGAGGGTTGCCATGCGCAGGATTTCGTGAGCGGGCAGGGCGCTGGCATCTCCCGTCAGGCCTTTTGCGAGAAGGGAGGCCAGACGCATTTCGCCGAACAGGTCGAGGCGGTTGTTGCTGGCTGCGCCGTCGGTACCCAGTCCGACATTGATGCCTAGTTGTCGCATCCGCGCCACAGGCGCAAAGCCGCTGGCCAGCTTGAGATTGGATGTCGGGCAGTGGGCGATGCTGCAGCCGGTGGACGCCAGTAGCTGCAATTCGTCTTCGTCAAGGTGTACGGCGTGCACGCCGATGAAATTGGGGCCAAGCTGACCAAGCTGGCGCAGGCGCTCGAGCGGTCGGTGCTGGTGTTGCTTCAGACTCTCCTCGATTTCCTGTCGCGTTTCGTGAATATGGCAATGAACCGGCAGGTTCATCTGCTCGGAAAGCGTCAGAATTCTGTCGAAAGTGCTGTCGGCGACGGTGTAGGGGGCGTGCGGGGCAAGGCAGAAGCCGATCAGCGGGTCGTTCAGCCAGGTTTCGCGAACAGCCAGTCCTTTGTTCAGATAATCGTCGGCGTCGCTGGCATAGGGCGTCGGGAATTCCAGCGCAATGATGCCGAGCATGGCGCGCATGCCGGCTTCGGAGGCGGCGGCTGCGGCGGCCTCGGGGAAGAAATACATGTCGTTGAAGCAGGTGATGCCACCCTTGAGCATTTCGGCGCAGGCGAGGCGGGTTCCGTCGTAGACGAACTGGGCCGACATATGGGCCGCTTCGGCCGGCCAGATGTGATTTTGCAACCAATCCATGAGCGGCAGGTCATCGGCCAGGCCGCGCATCAGGGTCATGGCGGCATGGGTGTGCAGATTGATCAGGCCGGGGATCAGGATGTGATCCGGTAAGTTGACATGCTTGCCCGGCGCAAAGCGGGCGTGGGCTTCGCCACTGGGCAAAATGGCCAGAATGCGACCGTTGTCGACGGCGACGGCATGGTTGGTTAGGACGAGATCGGATTCGACCGTGGCAATCCAGCGGGCGTCGATCAGCAGGTCGATGACTTGGGGTGTTGTTGTCATGTAAAACGGGGTCTGTACGGTTAAGTTGGCGTGTTAAAATAGCAAATTACGCTTGAATCAACTAATAAGGCATCGCGCAAGCGGTGCGACTGTGAGACATGGACCAATTCGCCAAAGAAACATTGCCGATCAGCCTCGAAGACGAGATGCGGCGTTCTTATCTCGATTACGCGATGAGCGTGATCGTTGGCCGGGCGTTGCCGGATGCGCGCGACGGCCTGAAGCCGGTGCATCGCCGGGTGTTGTTCGCGATGCACGAGCTGAACAATGACTGGAACAAGGCGTACAAGAAATCGGCGCGTATCGTCGGCGACGTGATCGGTAAATACCACCCGCACGGCGACACGGCAGTCTATGACACGATCGTCCGCATGGCGCAGAATTTCTCGCTGCGTTACATGCTGGTCGATGGCCAGGGCAACTTCGGTTCGGTCGACGGCGACAACGCGGCGGCGATGCGTTATACCGAAGTCCGGATGGCCAAGATCGGTCATCAGTTGCTCGAAGACCTCGACAAGGAAACCGTCGATTTCGGGCCGAACTACGACGGTTCGGAAAACGAGCCACTGGTCATGCCGGCGCGCATCCCCAATCTGCTGATCAACGGCTCGTCCGGTATCGCGGTGGGCATGGCGACCAATATTCCGCCGCACAACCTCAACGAAGTCATCGCCGGTTGTCTGGCCATGCTGGAAAATCCGGCGATCACCATCGAGGAATTGATTGCCTACATCCCGGCGCCTGACTTCCCGACGGCTGGCCTGATCTACGGCATGACGGGCGTGCGCGAGGGTTACCAGACCGGCCGCGGCCGCGTCATCATGCGCGCTCGCACCCATTTCGAGGACATGGAAAAGGGCAATGGTCGTCAGGCGCTGATCGTCGACGAGATTCCCTACCAGGTTAACAAGAAGTCGCTGATCGAGAAGATCGCCGAGCTGGTTAACGAGAAGAAAATCGACGGCATCTCCGATATTCGCGACGAGTCGGACAAGTCCGGCATGCGGGTCGTCATCGAACTGAAGCGCGGCGAAGTCGGCGAGGTCATCCTCAATAACCTGTACAAGCAGACGCAACTGCAGGACACCTTCGGCATGAACATGGTCGCGCTGGTCGACGGCCAGCCGCGCCTGCTCAACCTCAAGCAGATGCTCGAATGCTTCCTGTCGCACCGTCGCGAAGTCATCACGCGGCGCACCGTTTTCGAGCTGCGCAAGGCGCGCGAACGCGGTCACATCCTCGAAGGTCTGGCCGTTGCGCTGTCCAACGTCGACGACATCATCACCCTGATCAAGGCGGCGCCGACGCCGGCTGACGCCAAACGCGGCCTCATGGAGCGCACCTGGCGTAGCGCCGTGGTCGAGGAAATGCTGGTGCGTGCTGCTTCCGACGCTTCGCGCCCGGATGGTCTGGCCCCGGAGTTCGGTTTGTCGGAGCAGGGTTATCGTCTCTCCGATGCCCAAGCCCAGGCCATTCTCGAGTTGCGTCTGCAACGCCTGACCGGTCTCGAGCAGGACAAGATCGTCAGCGAGTACAAGGATGTCATGGCCAAGATCCTCGATCTGCTCGACATCCTGGCCAAGCCGGAACGCATTACCGAAATCATCGTCACCGAACTGGTGGCGATTCGCGAGCAGTTCGGCGACGAGCGTCGCTCGGAAATCATCCTGCAGACGCACGAACTTAGCCTCGAAGATTTGATCACGCCGCAGGACATGGTGGTCACGCTGTCGCATGGCGGCTACATCAAGGCCCAACCGCTGGCCGACTACCGGGCCCAGCGCCGGGGCGGGCGTGGCAAGCAGGCGGCGGCGATCAAGGAAGAGGATTTCGTCGATCATCTGTTTGTCGCCAACACCCACGATTTCATCCTGTGTTTCTCGAACCGCGGTCGTTGCTACTGGCTCAAAGTTTATGAAGCACCGCAGGGCAGCCGGGTCAGCCGCGGCAAGCCGATCGTCAATCTCTTCCCGCTCGAAGAGGGCGAACGGATCAACGCCGTGCTGCCGGTCAAGGAATTCTCCGACGACCAGTTTGTGTTCATGGCGACCGTCATGGGTACGGTCAAGAAGACCCCGCTCTCCGATTACTCGAACCCGCGCAAGGCCGGCATCATCGCTGTTACGCTGGATGAAGGCGATTACCTGATCGGCGTCGAGCTGACCAGCGGGACGAGCGATATCGTGCTGGTTTCCAATGCCGGCAAGGCGGTGTGGTTCGACGAAGAAGATGTCCGTCCGATGGGCCGTGGCGCCCGTGGCGTGCGCGGCATGCGTCTGATGGAAAATCAGTCGGTGATTTCGTTGCTGGTTGCCGATAACGATCAGCAGACCGTGCTCGTCGCTACCGAAAACGGTTACGGCAAGCGCACCGTGCTGGCCGATTTCCGCCATTCCGGTCGCGGTACGCAGGGCGTGCGCGCCATTGCCGACAGCGAACGCAACGGCATCGTCGTTGGCGCCAAGCTGGTCAATGACGAAGACGAAATCATGCTGATCACCACCGGTGGCGTGCTGATCCGGACCCGGGTTGCGGAAATCCGCGGTATGGGCCGGGCAACGCAGGGCGTCACGCTGATCTCGCTGGATGACGGCGAGAAGCTGGCCGGTCTGGAGAAGGTCGCTGAATCGGTGGCCGAGGTCGATGCTGAAGTCGAAATTGATGCTGATTCGGTGAATCCCACGGTCAACCCGGAAAATGAGCAAAATCCGGAATCATCCGAACCCAACGAAGGTGGAGAAGCATAAATGAGCCGCATCTGGAATTTCAGCGCCGGTCCGGCTGCTCTTCCCGAGGAAGTCCTGCGCCAGGCGCAGGAAGAACTGCTCGACTGGCATGGCGCCGGTTGCAGCGTCATGGAAATGAGCCATCGCGGCAAGGAATTCGGCAGCATTCTCGGCCAGGCCGAAGCCGACCTGCGCGAGTTGATGGGCATTCCCGAGCAGTACAAAGTGCTTTTCCTGCAGGGCGGGGCGACGCAGCAGTTCGCGCAGATTCCGATGAACCTGCTGGCTGGTCGTTCGGCCGACTACATCGTGACCGGTTCGTGGTCGAAGAAAGCTTTCAAGGAAGCGCAACGCATCGGCAATGTCCGTTGTGCCGCGACGACCGAGAGCAGCGGTTTCACCCGCCTGCCGGTGGCCGAGGAAATCAAGCTCGACCCGTTCGCTGCATACCTCCACGTGTGCACCAACGAAACGATCCACGGCGTCGAAATCCCGGCCGAGCGCATAGCTGATACCGGCGTGCCGCTGGTGGCCGACATGTCGTCGCATATCCTGTCGCGGCCGGTCAATGTCGAGAAATTCGGCCTGATCTACGCCGGGGCGCAGAAGAATATCGGCCCATCCGGCGTGACGCTGGTCGTCGTTCATCGCGATCTGCTCGGCATGGCTCCGTTGAACATCCCGACGGTGATGGATTACGCCGTCATGGCCGAAAACGGCTCGATGCTCAACACGCCGCCGACCTTCGGCATCTACATCGCCGGCCTGGTTTTCCAGTGGCTCAAGCGGCAAGGCGGTTTGTCGGGCATTGCCACGGTCAACGCGGAAAAAGCGCGAATTTTGTATTCCGCCATCGACGACTCCGACGGCTTCTACACCAACCCGGTCGATCCGGATTGCCGCTCGGCCATGAACGTGCCGTTCATAATCAGCAATGCCGATCTCGATGCGGCTTTCCTGGCCGAGGCCAAGGCGGCTGGCGTGCTCGGCTTGAAGGGCCACAAGTCGGTTGGCGGTATGCGCGCCTCGATCTACAACGCCGTGTCGCTGGAGGCCGTGCAGGCGCTGGTGGCATTCATGAACGATTTCGCCAAACGTAACGGTTGAGTTTATGAGCGACCCGCAGCAAACCGACTTGCAGAAAGCCCTGGCCGGCGTGCGCGCCGAAATCGACGGCATTGACAGCGAATTGCTGCGCCTGCTCAACCAGCGCGCCCGTTGCGCCCAGAAAGTTGGCGAGATCAAGGCCGAGCACGGCGAAGCCGGGCATATCTACCGCCCGGAGCGCGAAGCCCAAGTCTTGCGCCGCCTGCAGGATGCCAATCCGGGTCCATTGCCAAACGAAAACATTACCTTCTTCTTCCGCGAGGTTATGTCGGCCTGTCTGTCGCTCGAAGAGCCGCTCGGCATTTCCTTCCTCGGGCCCCTCGGTTCCTTTACCGGCAGCGCGGCGACCAAGCATTTCGGCCATGCTGCGCGCTTGTTGCCGCAGGCGTCGATTGACGACGTTTTCCGTGAAGTCGAATCGGGTCACGCCCATTACGCCGTAGTGCCGGTCGAAAACTCGACCGAAGGCGCCGTTGGCCGGACGATGGATCTGCTGCTCGGCACGCCGCTAAAGATTTGCGGTGAAGTGGTGCTGCGCATTCACCAGAATCTGCTGACCAAGGAAACCGATCTGGGCAAGATTACCAAGGTTTATTCGCACGCCCAGTCGCTGGCCCAGTGCCATGAATGGCTCAATCGCAACTTGCCGGGCATTCCGCGCATTTCGGTGTCGAGCAATTCGCTGGCCGCCCAGATGGCGGCCGATGAGCCCGGTACGGCAGCGATTGCCGGTGTCGCTGCGGCCGAGCGCTACAACCTGCCCAAGCTGGTCGAAAACATCGAAGATGAGCCGAACAACACGACGCGCTTCCTGATCCTCGGCAAGCACGACGCGGCCATTTCCGGTCGCGACAAGACTTCGCTGATCATGTCGGCGCCGAACCGTACCGGCGCCCTGCACGAACTGCTGCTGCCCCTGTCGACGGCCGGCGTTTCGATGTGTCGCCTGGAATCGCGTCCTGCCAAGAATGCCTTGTGGGAATATGTTTTCTACGTCGATATCGAAGGCCATCACGACGAGCCGGCGATCAAGGCCGCGCTGGAAAAACTGGCTGGCTACGCCGCCTATCTGAAAATTCTCGGGTCTTACCCGGTTGCCGTTTATTAAGGAAGTTTCGATGAGTCTTGCAGATCAGGCGCTGCCTTACGTCCGCGCCATTTCGCCCTATCAGCCGGGCAAGCCGATCACCGAACTGGCTCGCGAAATGGGTATTCCGGTCGAAAGCATCGTCAAGCTGGCATCCAACGAAAATCCGCTGGGCATGAGCCCGAAGGCGAAAATAGCGGTCGAGGCAGCGATCAGCGGCGTCGAGCGTTATCCCGATCAGTTTGACCTGATCAAGGCCGTCGCTCAGCGTTGTGGCGTGGAGCAAGGGCAAGTTGTTCTCGGTAACGGCTCAAATGATGTGCTCGATCTGGCCGCCCGCGTTTTTCTGGCGCCGGGCCGCTCGGCGGTTTTTGCCCAGCATGCCTTCGCCGTTTATCCCCTCGCCACCATTTCGACGGGTGCCGAGTTGATTTCTACGCCGGCCAAGAACTATGGTCACGATCTAGATGCCATGCGCGCCGCCATCCGGCCGGATACGCGCATTATCTGGATCGCCAACCCGAACAATCCGACCGGCAATTTTGTGCCCTATCCGGAAGTGCGCGCTTTCCTGGAAGCAGTTCCGAAGGACGTGGTCGTCGTCCTCGACGAGGCCTACAACGAATACCTGCCGCCGGAAGATCGCGTCGATGTCGCGGGCTGGATCAAGGATTTCCCCAATCTGGTCGTCTGCCGCACCTTGTCGAAGATCTACGGCCTGGCCGGGCTGCGCATCGGTTATGCGCTGGCTTCGGCCGAGGTGGCGGATCTCATGAACCGCGTTCGCCAGCCATTCAACGTCAATAATCTGGCGCTGGCCGGGGCCCTGGCGGCGCTCGATGACGACGAGTTTCTGCAGGCCAGCTACGAACTGAACCGGCGCGGCATGGCGCAGATCGTCGCCGGCCTTGAGAAGTTGGGTCTCGAATACATCAAGCCGCACGGCAACTTCGTCACCTTCAAGGTGGGCGACGGTGCCGGGGTCAATCAGAAGCTTCTCAAGCAGGGCGTCATCATCCGGCCGATCGGCGGCTACGGCCTGCCGGAATGGCTGCGCGTCACCATCGGTACCGAACCTGAAAACGCCCGCTTCCTCGAAGCGTTGGAGCAGGTGCTTTAAGCCAATGGCCGAATTCGGCAAAGTCGTCGTCTTTGGCACCGGCCTGATCGGCGGCTCCTTCTCATTGGCACTCAAGGAAGCGGAGGCGGTCGAGGAGGTCGTTGGTTTCGGTCGTACGCCGGCTACCTTGCGCAAAGCACAGGAACTGGGCGTCATCGACCGGGCCGGGATCAACCCGACCCATGAAATCGAAGACGCCGACATTGTGCTGGTGGCAACGCCGGTGGCGCAGATGGCGGATATTTTCGAACGTATCGGACCGTATCTCGGCCCGAATACCATCGTCACCGACGGCGGTTCGACCAAGGGCGACGTGGTTGCTGCCGCTCGGGCTGCGCTGGGCGACCGGATCGGCCAGTTCGTGCCGGCCCACCCCATTGCCGGCGCCGAAAATAGCGGTCCGGCAGCGGCGCGCTGGGATCTCTATCAGGGCAAGAAGGTCGTCGTAACGCCCTTGCCGGAAAACAGCGACGAGGCGCTCGACCACATCAAGCGCGCCTGGTCGCTTTGCGGTGCCGACATCTATGAACTGACGCCGGAAATGCACGACCGCGTCTTCGCGGCGGTCAGTCATCTGCCGCATCTGCTGTCCTACGCGCTGGTGCATCAACTGGCTGTGCGCGACGATGCCGATCTGTTCTTTACTTTTGCTGCCTCGGGCTTCCGCGACTTCACGCGGATCGCCGCCAGCCACCCGGAAATGTGGCGGGATATCTGCCTCGCCAACCGCGAAGCACTGCTCGGCGAACTGGATTGCTATCGTGCGCAGCTCGACGAACTGCGCACGGCGCTGGCACGCAATGATGGCGAACGCCTCGAAGAGGTCTTTGGCATCGCGCGTCGCGCCCGCCGCGACTGGGCCGGCGAGGGCTGATGTCCCGGCTGCTTCAGGCGCTGCTCATCGGGTTGGCGCTGACGCTGCCGATCCTCGCTGTAGCCGAAGCGCCGGCCATTCTGCTGGCCAATGTC
It encodes:
- the ubiG gene encoding bifunctional 2-polyprenyl-6-hydroxyphenol methylase/3-demethylubiquinol 3-O-methyltransferase UbiG — translated: MTMLNADPAELEKFGDLAHHWWDPNSEFKPLHDINPLRLDWIDQAIGLAGKRILDVGCGGGLLSEGMAVRGANVTGIDLSEKPLGVAKLHLLESGQKVDYRKISVEQLADEMPGAFDAVTCLEMLEHVPNPSSVIAACARLVKPGGQVFLSTLNRNPKSYLFAVIGAEYIMNMLPRGTHDYAKFVKPSELARWAKLSGLEPDEVVGMSYNPLSKIYSLGTDTSVNYLMRATRHV
- a CDS encoding TRZ/ATZ family hydrolase, coding for MTTTPQVIDLLIDARWIATVESDLVLTNHAVAVDNGRILAILPSGEAHARFAPGKHVNLPDHILIPGLINLHTHAAMTLMRGLADDLPLMDWLQNHIWPAEAAHMSAQFVYDGTRLACAEMLKGGITCFNDMYFFPEAAAAAASEAGMRAMLGIIALEFPTPYASDADDYLNKGLAVRETWLNDPLIGFCLAPHAPYTVADSTFDRILTLSEQMNLPVHCHIHETRQEIEESLKQHQHRPLERLRQLGQLGPNFIGVHAVHLDEDELQLLASTGCSIAHCPTSNLKLASGFAPVARMRQLGINVGLGTDGAASNNRLDLFGEMRLASLLAKGLTGDASALPAHEILRMATLNAANALGLGKEIGSISPGKSADLCAVDLGALEMRPCFDPLSHLVNVAGRECVSHVWVAGKCCVDHKTLLNNDQKHLESAVALWQNGLEVRRQP
- the hisC gene encoding histidinol-phosphate transaminase, which encodes MSLADQALPYVRAISPYQPGKPITELAREMGIPVESIVKLASNENPLGMSPKAKIAVEAAISGVERYPDQFDLIKAVAQRCGVEQGQVVLGNGSNDVLDLAARVFLAPGRSAVFAQHAFAVYPLATISTGAELISTPAKNYGHDLDAMRAAIRPDTRIIWIANPNNPTGNFVPYPEVRAFLEAVPKDVVVVLDEAYNEYLPPEDRVDVAGWIKDFPNLVVCRTLSKIYGLAGLRIGYALASAEVADLMNRVRQPFNVNNLALAGALAALDDDEFLQASYELNRRGMAQIVAGLEKLGLEYIKPHGNFVTFKVGDGAGVNQKLLKQGVIIRPIGGYGLPEWLRVTIGTEPENARFLEALEQVL
- a CDS encoding OmpA family protein, with the translated sequence MIKNIAKKSLVLALLAGIGFTAVAQERVYLIDGRDVVAKSGFGLCWRDGYWTPAAAAADKAGCECDKDLLPKEACEPKVAAAPAPAAATGVKPSGEKITVAADALFDFNKAVLRPAGKAKLDELVSKAKAIKLEVILAVGHTDRIGGDAYNQKLSEKRAAAVKEYLVAKGIEANRVYTEGKGEKQPVTGDKCKGNAKTKALIDCLQPDRRVDIEVIGTK
- the serC gene encoding 3-phosphoserine/phosphohydroxythreonine transaminase encodes the protein MSRIWNFSAGPAALPEEVLRQAQEELLDWHGAGCSVMEMSHRGKEFGSILGQAEADLRELMGIPEQYKVLFLQGGATQQFAQIPMNLLAGRSADYIVTGSWSKKAFKEAQRIGNVRCAATTESSGFTRLPVAEEIKLDPFAAYLHVCTNETIHGVEIPAERIADTGVPLVADMSSHILSRPVNVEKFGLIYAGAQKNIGPSGVTLVVVHRDLLGMAPLNIPTVMDYAVMAENGSMLNTPPTFGIYIAGLVFQWLKRQGGLSGIATVNAEKARILYSAIDDSDGFYTNPVDPDCRSAMNVPFIISNADLDAAFLAEAKAAGVLGLKGHKSVGGMRASIYNAVSLEAVQALVAFMNDFAKRNG
- the pheA gene encoding prephenate dehydratase, yielding MQKALAGVRAEIDGIDSELLRLLNQRARCAQKVGEIKAEHGEAGHIYRPEREAQVLRRLQDANPGPLPNENITFFFREVMSACLSLEEPLGISFLGPLGSFTGSAATKHFGHAARLLPQASIDDVFREVESGHAHYAVVPVENSTEGAVGRTMDLLLGTPLKICGEVVLRIHQNLLTKETDLGKITKVYSHAQSLAQCHEWLNRNLPGIPRISVSSNSLAAQMAADEPGTAAIAGVAAAERYNLPKLVENIEDEPNNTTRFLILGKHDAAISGRDKTSLIMSAPNRTGALHELLLPLSTAGVSMCRLESRPAKNALWEYVFYVDIEGHHDEPAIKAALEKLAGYAAYLKILGSYPVAVY
- a CDS encoding prephenate dehydrogenase, with the protein product MAEFGKVVVFGTGLIGGSFSLALKEAEAVEEVVGFGRTPATLRKAQELGVIDRAGINPTHEIEDADIVLVATPVAQMADIFERIGPYLGPNTIVTDGGSTKGDVVAAARAALGDRIGQFVPAHPIAGAENSGPAAARWDLYQGKKVVVTPLPENSDEALDHIKRAWSLCGADIYELTPEMHDRVFAAVSHLPHLLSYALVHQLAVRDDADLFFTFAASGFRDFTRIAASHPEMWRDICLANREALLGELDCYRAQLDELRTALARNDGERLEEVFGIARRARRDWAGEG
- the gyrA gene encoding DNA gyrase subunit A, which gives rise to MDQFAKETLPISLEDEMRRSYLDYAMSVIVGRALPDARDGLKPVHRRVLFAMHELNNDWNKAYKKSARIVGDVIGKYHPHGDTAVYDTIVRMAQNFSLRYMLVDGQGNFGSVDGDNAAAMRYTEVRMAKIGHQLLEDLDKETVDFGPNYDGSENEPLVMPARIPNLLINGSSGIAVGMATNIPPHNLNEVIAGCLAMLENPAITIEELIAYIPAPDFPTAGLIYGMTGVREGYQTGRGRVIMRARTHFEDMEKGNGRQALIVDEIPYQVNKKSLIEKIAELVNEKKIDGISDIRDESDKSGMRVVIELKRGEVGEVILNNLYKQTQLQDTFGMNMVALVDGQPRLLNLKQMLECFLSHRREVITRRTVFELRKARERGHILEGLAVALSNVDDIITLIKAAPTPADAKRGLMERTWRSAVVEEMLVRAASDASRPDGLAPEFGLSEQGYRLSDAQAQAILELRLQRLTGLEQDKIVSEYKDVMAKILDLLDILAKPERITEIIVTELVAIREQFGDERRSEIILQTHELSLEDLITPQDMVVTLSHGGYIKAQPLADYRAQRRGGRGKQAAAIKEEDFVDHLFVANTHDFILCFSNRGRCYWLKVYEAPQGSRVSRGKPIVNLFPLEEGERINAVLPVKEFSDDQFVFMATVMGTVKKTPLSDYSNPRKAGIIAVTLDEGDYLIGVELTSGTSDIVLVSNAGKAVWFDEEDVRPMGRGARGVRGMRLMENQSVISLLVADNDQQTVLVATENGYGKRTVLADFRHSGRGTQGVRAIADSERNGIVVGAKLVNDEDEIMLITTGGVLIRTRVAEIRGMGRATQGVTLISLDDGEKLAGLEKVAESVAEVDAEVEIDADSVNPTVNPENEQNPESSEPNEGGEA